Proteins co-encoded in one Prunus persica cultivar Lovell chromosome G6, Prunus_persica_NCBIv2, whole genome shotgun sequence genomic window:
- the LOC18775106 gene encoding uncharacterized protein LOC18775106 encodes MGCAPVIMGSGVHGSKIILAGGIRPIFDGLANFIPNPCRRVLEFDTAIMKSHIPLSIQRHGDLQHGKTNPHVVEHRENLYVLSVLTGEGFEMFDPKYDKWVTLPEPPFFHRRYRGHHTDSVVVGSNIFVSCLSSIYRFDMADSRQIWKEHSFTNCTALPYGWDEKSLALEMSDGDWLIFTCFLELSYDPHEIKDNPCCDDYDCNNSNVDFYPPYRHQLAPDRHFEWHGTSLPAYIMSKDFTSLTPIQPLRLPDDLLPTQPGCERLRDLYMAKPREIDYRIVHLGGQEICLVLSIDTGFEPNGRVLRKMPIFVASFEFQLSDSKDVLTIKTGSSSVQCFLLGAHSSATKLSMCGAFWL; translated from the exons ATGGGGTGTGCTCCTGTAATTATGGGTTCTGGTGTCCACGGCTCCAAGATCATTTTGGCAGGTGGCATTAGACCGATATTCGATGGATTAGCCAATTTCATACCAAATCCGTGTCGCAGAGTTCTTGAGTTTGACACTGCGATTATGAAGTCACATATTCCCCTTAGCATACAGCGCCATGGTGACCTTCAACACGGGAAGACTAATCCCCACGTGGTAGAGCACAGGGAAAATTTATATGTTCTCTCCGTGTTAACAGGTGAGGGGTTCGAGATGTTCGACCCAAAATATGACAAATGGGTGACTTTGCCCGAGCCTCCATTTTTCCACAGACGCTACCGTGGACACCACACCGATAGTGTTGTTGTAGGCAGTAATATCTTTGTGTCATGTTTGTCTAGTATCTACCGCTTTGACATGGCTGACAGCCGCCAAATATGGAAAGAGCACTCTTTTACCAACTGCACTGCATTGCCATACGGATGGGATGAGAAAAGTTTAGCCCTGGAAATGAGTGACGGGGATTGGTTGATTTTCACATGTTTCCTAGAATTGAGTTATGACCCTCATGAAATCAAAGACAACCCTTGCTGCGACGATTACGACTGCAACAACTCAAACGTGGATTTTTATCCTCCTTATCGTCATCAGCTTGCGCCTGATCGTCATTTTGAATGGCATGGTACATCTTTGCCTGCCTATATCATGTCAAAGGATTTTACATCACTCACACCTATTCAACCTCTGCGCTTGCCCGATGATCTGTTACCTACTCAACCAGGCTGTGAAAGGTTGCGTGATCTGTATATGGCTAAACCCCGTGAAATAGATTATAGGATCGTCCATCTAGGAGGTCAAGAGATATGTCTGGTATTGTCTATTGACACTGGATTTGAGCCCAACGGCCGAGTTTTGAGGAAGATGCCGATTTTTGTGGCAAGTTTCGAATTTCAACTTTCAGACAGTAAAGACGTGTTAACCATCAAAACGGGGTCTTCTAGTGTTCAGTGTTTTCTACTTGGTGCCCACTCAAGTGCAACTAAATTATCCATGTGTGGTGCCTTTTGGCT GTAA